In the genome of Vicia villosa cultivar HV-30 ecotype Madison, WI linkage group LG7, Vvil1.0, whole genome shotgun sequence, one region contains:
- the LOC131620279 gene encoding uncharacterized protein LOC131620279 — MVGQTSRQVFQPPVFSEPPPVVHTVAQVVPARYDNPLYDYRSVGSRSVSQGDYGEVEEVREQYQALEKRLRAMEGRNFFSVNADNMGLVSNLVMPSKFKVPEFEKYKGHTCPRSHLTMYYRKMTAYTNNQNLLIHCFQDSLSGASLKWYMSLEKGCVQDFQDLADAFMEQYKYNLDMAPDRRQLQNMAQKEKESFKEYAQRWRELASQVEPPLSEKELTSLFMDTLSPFFWEKMIGSVSLNFTDLVTIGQRLEEGIRKGKVSVAADSSKKPFGGFQKKKEGETSAIERPRQRAQHYGQPQVAVVQVPHQNTGQNQNRAARPKTEFDPIPMTYTELYPHLVQLGLITTRSFTPRDPPPAGFRADLHCEYHQGAAGHDLEHCYVLKIRVQELVRGKVIDFTARTPNVVNNPFPVPNK; from the coding sequence ATGGTGGGTCAAACTTCGAGGCAGGTATTTCAACCTCCAGTCTTTTCTGAACCTCCACCTGTTGTTCATACTGTTGCTCAAGTTGTTCCAGCTCGTTATGACAATCCTCTTTATGACTACCGTTCTGTTGGTTCTCGAAGTGTTAGTCAAGGAGACTATGGTGAAGTGGAAGAAGTCCGTGAGCAATATCAGGCATTGGAAAAgagactaagagctatggaaggAAGAAATTTCTTTAGTGTGAATGCTGATAATATGGGCCTTGTTTCAAATCTTGTCATGCCttccaagttcaaagttcctgagtttgagaagtataaggggcatacttgtccaaggagtcatttgaccatgtattacagaaagatgactgcttataccaacaaccagaatttgctcattcattgctttcaagacagtttaagtgGTGCTTCTTTGAAGTGGTACATGAGTTTGGAAAAGGGTTGTGTTCAAGACTTCCAAGATTTAGCTGATGCATTCATggaacaatacaagtataatttgGATATGGCACCTGACCGTCGTCAACTTCAGAACATGGCTCAGAAggaaaaggaatctttcaaagaatatgctcaacgttggagagaattgGCTTCCCAAGTTGAACCACCTCTGTCTGAGAAGGAACTGACTAGCttgttcatggatactctctctcctttcttttgggagaagatgattggaagcgtGTCTTTAAACTTCACTGATTTGGTAACAattggtcaaaggctagaagAAGGAATTAGGAAAGGAAAAGTGTCTGTTGCTGCTGATTCTTCAAAGAAACCTTTTGGGggcttccaaaagaagaaagaaggtgaaaccAGTGCTATTGAAAGACCTCGACAAAGAGCTCAACATTATGGTCAACCTCAGGTAGCTGTTGTCCAAGTTCCTCATCAGAATACCGGTCAGAATCAGAATCGTGCTGCAAGGCCTAAAACAGAGTTCGATCCTATTCCAATGACTTATACTGAATTGTATCCTCACTTGGTTCAACTAGGCTTGATTACTACAAGGTCTTTTACTCCTCGAGATCCTCCTCCTGCTGGATTCAGGGCTGATCTTCACTGTGAGTACCATCAGGGAGCTGCTGGTCATGATTTAGAGCATTGTTACGTACTGAAGATTAGAGTGCAAGAGTTGGTCAGGGGAAAGGTGATAGATTTCACGGCTCGTACTCCAAATGTTGTCAACAATCCTTTTCCAGTTCCTAACAAATGA